The nucleotide sequence GGCGTCGCTGTCGGACGCTGGGACGTGTTTCCTTCGGGGTACGAGCGCCCTGGGGCCCCGCAGAGCTGCGGGAGGGTGTCGGGCCGTGGGGCGCAGGGGAGACACGAGCTGGAGGGACGAGGAAGTCGAGGGCCTGGGTGCGAGTCCCGACCCGCGGCCTCCGAGGCCCGGGCCCCAGGcgggaagaggaggagggcaaCCCCCCAGGAGGCTTAGGGCCAGAGGGCAGCGCGACCCGGCTGGAGAGCCGGCGTGTGGTCTGAGATTCactgagctgggagggaccccGAGGCCGCCCTCCACACacacaggggaggaaactgaggcagaggcctGGCCCGTTGGAGGGGCGCCTTCGGTACCATCGAGCGGGGGAGCCGTGAACAGCCCCTCTTAGCTGGAGATCTGTGGTCCCCAGAGGGACGTCAGGTCACCTGCGGAGGGCGGGGGTATCCAGCCCGCCACTCCCCGGTGTCACACACACCCCCAACCACCCTCAAACTCCGTGACCTCCAGCAGCCAATACCGAAGGCCTGCCGGCCGGTCTCCCCGCGCCTTTCCCCCACACTTACTCTTCCATCCCGAGCCCCGGCCTGCTTCCTGGCTTTCCCGTGGACCAgaccctccatcccctcccccaggccGGCCACGCCGTCCATCCTTCGCTCCgcccactgacctccctggccgCCTAAGTCCCAGCTAAGATCTCCTCGTTTACTGGAAGCCTCCCCAGCCCCTctgattccagtgccttccctctgctaagcATCTCCTCTTTAACCTGTACATGGTCGTCTGtacagctgtttgcatgttgcctcccatatcagactgtgagctccttgaaggcaaggactagtgcggtgcctggtacataacgtgtttaacaaatgttcattaacTGACCTTGAACTAGTCACAAAAcctccttgggactcagtttccttttctctaaaatgcAGGGCTTGGGGCTCagtggttccttctagctctacacGTAGCCCTCCCTGTCAGTTCTGTATCTATAATCCAGTGATTATCATTGGAttccaagaagaagaaaaaaagctgagTGGCTTTTCAAGCCTATACTTATTCACCTTTAGAACTCAGATTCAGAGAAAGGCAGATTGGTCACAGTCTGGAAAGAAAAGGGCCCTGAGAAATCTAGGCCAAGGATTCCTTGCCTGTAGTCGATGAATTtgccttttaacaaatattttgataactatttcaatataattctttgcttttgtaatcctacatcttttgttttttgtgcTTTATAAAACAGTATTAGATTTCTAGGTGGCAttagtcaagaagactcctcttcctgaatttaaatctggcctcagacactagctgtgttgtcctgggcaactcacttcaccctgtttgcctcagtttcctcatctttaaaaatgagctggagaagggaactTCTCCAgtaactttgtcaagaaaaccctggtcacaaagaatcagatgtgactgaaacaacttaacagtTAGGAGAAGGGGCTCCATAAATTTCACCAGATTAGCAAAAAGATCCATGACACCAAAGAGGTTAATATCCCCTAATCTAGGCCAACACCAAGTCAGGATGAGGTGAGGGGATGTGCCTACTACTGAAACATAGCCAGTCCTAGTCAGTGATAGAGCCTGGACTAAAATCCTACTCTCTTCTCTGTACTTGGGTATTTTCTCCAGGTTCCAAAAACAGTGAAGGGCTTCTCTATATTCAGCTCCCAACTTCTCCTTGGGTGACAGTGAAAAGTAGGAAGCAAGCTATGAAACTTGGCTAAACCTCTCCAGTGTCCATAGACATAGGTAGTTCTCTAGACAAAAGAACATGTGCTTATGTCATCCATCATAAAATCACCAACTAGactggttttttttaactttgaaattTCTTTCTTAGGTGACACAAGCTACAGAATGTCAGTTGCCCGTTCTACTGTCCACGCCAAATGGATTGTGGGGAAGGTGGTTGGAACAGCGATGCAGAGAACTGCCAAAGTGCAAGTAAACAGGCTTGTTCTGGACCCCTACTTACTCAAGGTGCCTCTTATCATCAAATATGATTTGTAAAGCACAGAACACAGTCAGTTCACAGGGGATAGATTTGGGCCTTACCGCTCCTTCAAAGATGAGACCATTCACTTTCATGTTTGAAAAATCTATTGGCTATGTTCACTCAAATGTAGCCTTGTTTTAAAACTTGtcttacaaataatttttgttataaaTTACATGCCAAACTCAATGTGACACATTTTAAATTGTATCTACTTTAACAAGCTAACTTTTACGTGTTACTCCTTTGGTGTCTCTAAACTTTAACCAGTCAGTGCTGTTTGTGTATAAAATTTGAATGTGTGGTCATTGTCCATGTggtgttgttgttcggttgtgtccgtcttggagttttcttggcaaagatgctggagtgggtcgccatttccttctccagctcatcttacagatgaggcaaacaaggttaagtagctcccccagggtcacacagctagtaagtgtctgtgaccAGATCTGAATttggggagatgagtcttcctgactccaggcccagcgctctgctTGCTTTGTTATGTCATTTTACTGTAGTATTTCATTACGTTGATGTCCCACCATTTATTCCGCCATCCtccgtttatatagtgcttattatatgccaggcactgtgctaacaagcactttacagatatcacatttgatattcacaagaaCCCTGTACACCAAGTCCAGCATGACAGAACTGACatttaattgatgggcattgttaaggtgctgttattgtccccaatttacagatgaggaaactgaggcaaacaggtgaagtgacttgcccagggtcacacagctagtaactgagaccagattagaactcagctcttcctgacttcattctAGCGaggtgaaaatattttaaaagtccatATGGGTAGTGAACACAGTGTGTGACTGGCGATCAGAAAAAGAGGTCTGTATGCTGGGTTGCACTCTTCCCTTGGACACTGGCTTGGCCACCATAGGCCAATCTCTTCAttcctcttagcctcagtttccccatctataaaatgaggctaagaaTACTTAGAGATTGTGGGATGCAAATAAGAGGTGCGTAGAAAGCACTTTGCTCCCTGAGTCTTGTGGCTTTACTACATCCTGAGAGTCAAGGCCCAGGAGTGAGATTCCCGGCTCAGAACATGACCAGAATGTCATCAGAGAAAATGGCCGAATTGTTCAATTTTACTATTAGTTTATGAAGACAAATGATTTAACTATAAGCTTGTTCCTTCCGCTTCTCTCAACAGTACTTTAATAAGCGCAAAACATACTTTGCTCACGATGCTTCAGAGCAGTGCACAGTCGGAGACATTGTCCTCCTCAAAGCGTTGCCTGTGCCACGAACCAAGCACGTGAAACACGAATTGGCAGAGATCATCTTCAAAGTTGGCAGAGTCATCGACCCAATTACAGGGAAACCCTGTGCAGGAACCACGTACCTGGAAAGCCCGACCAGCTCCGAGACTGCCCCCTAAACCCAAGTCTGAAAGAACTGGATCTTCGCTCAGCGTGGCTGCACAAAGCTGGCCGAAAGACAACGCCAAACATTCTGGCTCTTGTCAATGTTTCAATTGCAGCCGTCCTACTTCTGTGGACCAAGTATCCCAATTGAAGCAATAAGTAAGGGACTTTTTGAAGAACACAGTTTTTCCACAACAATAGTGATTGAATCACCTTATTGGAATGATAATTTAAACATCACTTAGAATCTCTGAGCTTATAGCCACCAGCTGCATTATTGACTGaactaattgttttggaaaataggATTGGTGGTCCACAGAATTTAAAATAACAGGAACTTGGGGGGCGGAGAATGTGTTTGTAAATAATGATcctttttttaatagtaaaatACTGGAAGTACCTtagcagaattttatttttagtggCTTGTATTCTTGTTTTCTCTTACCTCTAATactaaagggaaagaaaatactcAATTTTATGGCCAGATCTATTTACATAGATTAAGCTGAATTAGTAAAAACCTTTTAAAGGGTTGGGGAAAATGAACCCTTCCAATACTTTTTATTTCCAAGAAGCAAAGTGTTTGTTCCTTTATACAAGATCACTTAAAATGAGGCTGCCCTTTTACTGATTAAATCACAGTTAGAATTTGTTTTCAAACCAAGtagctaagagttgtttttaatGATGAGCCCCTTTTGGCTAGGCTGGTCCGGGGATGCTGGAGAGCTGTGCCCCATGCCCATTATGGACGGGCTGGCTTGCTGACCTGCGCTGTCCCAGCCAGAAGGTTGTGACGCGTCATGACCAAGTTATACGGTTCTTCCCTAGCGCCGGGTTTCAAAGAGATTTTGCCGCTCTGTCGCTGAATGATGTAGTATTGGGACGTCAGCCCCTGAGGGAAATCGATCCATGTACTTGAACTATGTAACAGCAGCAACAATGTATTTTAGGGCAAAGGAATAGACATCTTTTAACTAGTGAGGAGTCTTTGCAACATCAAAACTTAGAATGAAGAAGTACTGATTTTGTAAAGAAATGCAGGGTTGTTTCAAGTGTCCCCTCTCTGATCAGAAGTCCTGGGGAACAGAGCTGACATTTAATCCATGTGCAACCTTAATTCGGATTTTTTGTCTTGTGCCATACGTGCGGGGAGATTCACCTTGAGGAAATTCCCCCTATGTCAGCCATTTCCCCCCAGAAGGCCTTCACTGGGCAGGAGCTGACCGGCCCGGCCAGGGTCTTCCCAGCTCCCCTCGGGGCTCTCGTCGATTCCAGGTTTAGCAATATAAGGTCTTTGATTGTCCAGTCCCCGACCCCACCCGGGCCCCCTTCAGGAATACGCGTGAACCCAGAGGTTCCCGGCTCCGCGGGCTGCGGCCCCAGAACCGCCTTCCTTGAGAGCTTGCCTCCCCGGGCTGGGCCGGGAGCCGAGGGGGCAGGCCTGCGCCCCAAGGTCAAGTGCACTGAAGGGCGCCCAGGCTGCAGCTGCTCTCGACAGCCGCGGGGCGGCGCTCCAGTACGCCCCCTGGTGGCGGCGCGACGTAGCACAGGCCGCCCGGCCCGAGCCCGCCCCTTCGTCCTCCGTGGAGCGGCGCtggcatgggggagggggcgACGGGCCGGGGAGGAGGGGGCCGAGCGGAGGCTCCAGAGCAAGATGGCGGCGCGAGTGCTGCGGTCCCTGGGAGCGGCCGCGCCCCCCCGCCTGCGGCCGGCCCTCAGGTGAGCAGCGCCCGGCGGGCCCGGCCGTGACCTTGAACCCCGGGCCCGGGCGGGTGAGAGCGCTGGCGGCCCCGGGCGGGGCAGCGCCCCCCCCACCCGGCGCCCCGACCGCCCGCCCAGGCCGGGGTTCAAGGTCACGGCCGGGGACCCACAGGGGCCCGAGCGCCCCTCCAGCCACGCGCGGGAGCCGGGCAGGGACAAGGGGCCCTTCCCCGCGCGAGCCACgccatgggggagggagggggcgcgGGGCCGGGGCCGGCCATGACCGTGACCGCGGGAGCGGGCGTCCTGGCCCTACCCCGCTGTGGGCCGTGGCCGCGGAGGAGCCCGCAGGCTCCCGACTCGATCTCCGCCGACCCCGCTCGGGCCGACAGGCCAATGGCCGAGGCACTGACCATCTCCGGACACCTTGACGTCGTCCTCCCCCGGACCAGGGCTTCAGGCTCCGGCCGCAGGTCCGGACCCCGAGGTCCCCGGGCGCCCTCGCCCTCCCCTAGAGACAGCTTTCAATGTGCTCGTTGTGAAGGGGCGGGTGACACGTTGTCCTGGTGTGTAACTGACATGGGTGCGTGATCTGTAAGTGACCAGAGCAACTTCTTGGGGAGCTCAACCGGCACAGCGAGCCTCTCCCGGGCCCGGACAGAGCACTGCACGGCCAGCGGTCCTTCTACGTAGAGAGTGTCCCATCCCACTCTGTTCCATGCACTTGGTGTGCCAGGTAcatttagacacacacacacacacacggagcgGTGAAACAATAATGGAAAATAAACATGGCAGGGAAATTATGCTCTAGGGTCCCTTGCAACTCCCAAAGGTATGCATCAGCATCCAGAGCTCCTGTCTTGAAATTCATTCTAACCTTTACCACAAACTGGCagagaatgtctttttttttttagggaaatgTTTTACGTTTTGCTCTGACTCTTTGGAAAACTGCCTTCCTCAAAGTGCTtattatatataaagaaattGCTAAAGATATAAAGCaaagaaatattgttttaatttcagagAAGGCGAGTAATCTAACCCAAATTCAAAAGGCAGAGAACATTGTTTATACTAGGCTTCGAGACAatcagttttgatttttaaatttctgatAAAGTTTAATAGATGCCaagaataaaagttaaaaattagacaaaaacctaaacttcatttttaaaaaatgtgttagaGATTGTGCTCCAGAATatctgattttgttttttgtgtgAGCCAGTAACAGAGATCCTAAATGTTTACAAGATACTCTCCATTATATAGTATTAACCTATGCAAAATGTAATTCTCCTATTTTTTgaacaatttttgttgttttcaataGTGTGAGAATTTTAAGAATCATTTTTCCTACTAATGCCCCAAGACCATcttaagaaaatgttttatatattttaaaaatattcttattacCATCTTTATGTTTGCATCTGTTTATATAGCTACATATTTCAGAATGCTGTCCCATGTGGTTTCAGgcaatttgaaattaaaataagtGAGCAAATTCTATGGATTGATATATATAAAAGCCATTAAGGTCCACagcagctttattttttttttttaatgactggaGATGGGAGGAAGACAAATCCAGTAAATTTGTAAAATCAGCCAGTTAATCTTAAGAATAAGGAAAACACAATTTTCCACCATAGATGGATATGTTGAGTAAGAACAGATTTGTGCGATTTGTAGGATTTTCAATTATGAGCATGTGTACTTATCTTGTGGAACCAAGGGACAGTTGTATACTTGAGTGTTTTCTTGCCTGTGTTTCTTCACCCTGAAGGTCACCTTCCTAATTGCTAGCTACCAGCTATTGTTCTGAACTGTCCTCCCACCCTTTGCTCAGAACTGTCAGACTTCTTGGCTGCTGTTGGCTACATGGATAGGGTATACAAAGTAACACTTGGTGCTACCCTGTGACTAAGTCATCATCGTCTCCATTTCCTTTAAATTCAGAAGCCTACAGGAGAGCCCTACAGCGCAGGCCTGGGATACTTCAGTAGGCTTTCttagggaaaaacaaaattcctCCAGAATTTTTTATTTAGGCACATTTTGTGATTGACAACCTAATAATTACCATGACAGGGCCATCTGTGTGTTAAGGCCAGGCAATATTTGTTGAACGGATTTTACCGAGAGATGGCGAAAGAAGTTACAGATAATATATCTGGGGGCGATCCTCAGAATTCATCTGATACTCCGTTCGGGTGGAGTTACAGATCATATTTCCAAGCCTGGGCTGAGAGATTGAACTTGATCTACAAGGCAGTGGGAACCCAAAAGTTTTAATGTCGGTGGTAGGATTCAGCCCATGGGAATAAAGCAGCCAATGTGGGCTGAGACAATGAAGATCCACCAGAGTGGTAAAAAGTGGAAACCGGGTTTGTAGGGTGTGTTCGGTGATTGCTACCACTTTGTAACAGTGCCTGCCTGGCCTCTGACCGTGCATGTGTACCAAAGAGGTGTGTtttgcactgtgcctggcacatagtaggtgcttaatagaggTTTGTTGATTGTTACGATTTAGAAGGTGGAAATTATCCAAACTGTTctgtgtggtggtggttgtgtcTTTAGGTTCTAATTAGAGTAGGAAGACTGACTTTAGCATGAAGTCATTTTGGAggtacttttcattttcttcatgcaAATTTTGCTTCGTCAAAAGTTGTTTTGGAAGGAGAAATGCGTTCCTAGAATCCTGATATAAAAACGTTTATCTACGGGTGCTCTGGGAGGAAATCCAGCGGGCTAAGGTCTTTCTCATTCCACTTGGATGTCACTTTTGGGGGTAAAATAGTCTGGTAAGCTAGTACTTGGCCTCTCCTGATTAGACGAGATAAGATAATTTGATGAGATAGTTTGAATAACTTTTATAAGCGTTGATAGTACTATGATAATTAACAAGATGTTTTGAATAACTCAtgtgtatataaagcactttgagtTTTTATAAGTTACTTTCTCCTTGAAGTAGAGATTGCAAGGTTAtgattcacattttacagatgaggaacctgaggctggaGGAGGCTAAGTGACCCTGCCAAGGTCAGATGGTTAGTAAGTGTGGGAGATGGACATTGAGTATTCTCTTCTGTGAATGATATAGTAGTTTTGCCCTACTTAATTAAAACATATAGAAGCCGCCGCAATTCTCATTAGACCCGTACTGATATATTTGTTCATCCTTAGGGGCCTGACAACTTCTACCAACAGACCTCGTGAAGATAGTTGGTTAAAATCTTTATTTGTCCGGAAAGTTGACCCAAGAAAAGATGCTCATTCCAACCTcctggccaaaaaagaaacaagcagCCTGTACAAGCTACAGTGTGAGTgggtttttttacattttaatatttgaatttccttcctttgttcataaatttatttttgaattttcttgTTTCAGTTCACAACGTGAAGCCGGAATGCCTGGAAGCATACAACAACATTTGGTACGTAGCCCAAACTACCCATTGCTTGGGGAAGAGTGTGAACTGTGCGTGTACTGCCTCCTCTGGAAAACACCAGAAGCTTTCTGTTAAGctctattcttctctctttgcGATGGCCCTTAAACTGAGCCCTGTCtgataaggggtggggggagagaccgAGTAAATCACCTGGTGTGGTATAAAGGTCTATACATTCTCTTGAAATTTACATCTCTCCGGAGAAGTGGAAGAATTCGACTGATTGACTTTTAATGAGTTTTGTATAGAACGTTTTCATCCTCATGATATACAAGAACATGTAGTAAAGGTGATTTTGTAGCTCCAACCTCTGCCAAGGTTCAAAGAAAGTCAGGTAGCTTTGAAAAGCGTGGAACTTTCCAGTAGCAAAAACTGTTACTGTTTTTATTGGAGGCTGTTCAGGGAAATACAACTGTAGTATAGACTTTCTTGTTCATCCCAACACATTTTGAACAAAAACACTATTCCACAGCAATCTGGAGCCATTTACTTCTGTCTTCATTCTCATCCTCCCAGCTGACGAAGGATGAGCCTCCAGTCTTGTCAGACCCTAG is from Trichosurus vulpecula isolate mTriVul1 chromosome 7, mTriVul1.pri, whole genome shotgun sequence and encodes:
- the MRPS17 gene encoding 28S ribosomal protein S17, mitochondrial, whose protein sequence is MSVARSTVHAKWIVGKVVGTAMQRTAKVQVNRLVLDPYLLKYFNKRKTYFAHDASEQCTVGDIVLLKALPVPRTKHVKHELAEIIFKVGRVIDPITGKPCAGTTYLESPTSSETAP